A region of Toxorhynchites rutilus septentrionalis strain SRP chromosome 1, ASM2978413v1, whole genome shotgun sequence DNA encodes the following proteins:
- the LOC129761992 gene encoding phosphopantothenate--cysteine ligase, with amino-acid sequence MMNSSHWEDFYATHLPPNCFEDNRSLLKEFCDRHFKLKSNIVLVTSGGTTVPLEHNTVRFVDNFSAGNRGSASAEYFLDHGYAVIFMYRTKSLEPFTRHFSGQQLLDMLELHEEGMSTTITVKPDSVDVLAPILDKYKNAQETNRMLYLTFTSVMDYMWLLRAACECLAAFERNAVLYLAAAVSDFYVPQDEMPTHKIQSGHGAPTISLQLVPKMLAPLVSLWVPLAYVVSFKLETDESLLIAKSRESLNKYKHKLVIANILQTRKNRVVFVTPNKAYDVLLSREQAHKGQEIEEQIVADVVDRHQEFVHEGEKQELHHQQQQQQ; translated from the exons ATGATGAACTCATCGCACTGGGAGGACTTCTACGCGACCCATCTGCCGCCAAATTGCTTCGAGGACAACCGATCCCTGCTGAAGGAATTCTGTGATCGGCACTTCAAACTCAAGAGCAACATTGTGCTCGTTACG TCCGGTGGCACAACGGTTCCTCTGGAACATAATACGGTTCGATTCGTGGATAACTTCAGCGCGGGAAATCGCGGTTCTGCTTCGGCGGAATATTTCCTAGACCATGGGTATGCCGTCATCTTTATGTATCGCACAAAATCATTGGAACCATTCACGAGGCATTTCAGCGGCCAGCAGCTGCTCGATATGCTGGAGTTGCATGAGGAGGGAATGAGCACAACGATAACGG TGAAACCCGATTCGGTGGACGTTCTCGCCCCCATTTTGGACAAATACAAAAATGCACAGGAAACTAATCGGATGCTGTACCTAACCTTCACCAGCGTCATGGACTACATGTGGCTGCTGCGGGCGGCATGCGAGTGTTTGGCCGCTTTCGAGCGGAACGCGGTGCTCTATCTCGCTGCCGCCGTGTCGGATTTTTACGTTCCCCAGGACGAGATGCCAACGCATAAAATTCAATCCGGTCATGGTGCCCCGACGATTTCGCTGCAGCTGGTGCCAAAGATGTTGGCCCCGCTGGTGAGCCTGTGGGTCCCACTGGCCTACGTTGTCTCGTTCAAGCTGGAAACGGACGAAAGCCTGCTCATCGCAAAGTCCCGGGAAAGTTTGAACAAGTACAAGCACAAGCTGGTGATTGCCAACATTCTCCAAACTCGCAAGAATCGGGTGGTGTTCGTTACGCCCAACAAGGCGTACGATGTGCTGCTGTCGAGGGAGCAGGCCCACAAAGGTCAGGAGATCGAGGAGCAGATCGTGGCCGATGTGGTCGATCGGCACCAGGAATTTGTCCACGAGGGAGAAAAACAGGAGCTccaccaccagcagcagcagcagcaatga
- the LOC129761990 gene encoding uncharacterized protein LOC129761990, with translation MNDFLQNILNSDIKELKEDFSLHELYTVEVPSNESSQTEAGLSGALVASSAAIRDLNVVQLKPISIRPQKKNPQIVNVKQTFRFPNNFITNKDSYPGGTRRPLAPRNMYSQTSKTIMEIYETQKRGNEMRSFLSTHADSPCPDSDSEPQLQSNDTNIFRNRCNVSYTVMDTTDKNDYHLGRGAKPVEMVLIKPKSHRSVVTQATPYFIQKKKRPGSKRKYTRNARSRDYYSTVLRSPKRKTKYPASKMDGVVLEVNTTKDCYQDDTCNTTTESTSSPSNDSIDDDCSIYGSIQLNKIIDKMQDNIWEVNLHGIYELMEVAGQVNWKKYEKHMTIINRKMIDFLKSPRSSLCRSACQATGELFREAKSTKRPEFDEIVDILLCKTADLNRFIQKDANVALDKLVTYIPISHTVRALSAKGPSHKNPLVRTATARLLVCICALSGLDPILGTSANPRTRKAILVILAIFLTDKNLETRKYGERLYRMLRKHKFFNEYFYKDMDSNCKANLKRILKDV, from the exons ATGAACGACTTTCTGCAGAATATTTTG AATAGTGACATCAAGGAGCTGAAGGAAGACTTCTCGCTGCACGAGCTGTATACAGTGGAAGTACCGAGTAACGAGTCTTCACAAACTGAAGCAGGGCTGTCGGGTGCCTTAGTAGCTAGCTCTGCAGCTATCCGCGATCTCAACGTGGTACAACTGAAGCCTATATCAATTAGG CCGCAGAAGAAAAATCCCCAGATCGTGAACGTAAAGCAAACGTTCCGTTTCCCTAACAACTTCATCACGAACAAAGACTCGTACCCCGGTGGTACGCGCCGTCCGCTGGCACCCCGCAACATGTACAgccaaaccagcaaaaccatCATGGAGATTTACGAGACCCAAAAGCGAGGCAACGAAATGCGGAGCTTTCTGTCAACCCATGCCGACTCACCTTGTCCTGATAGCGATTCAGAACCGCAGCTGCAGTCGAATGATACGAACATTTTTCGCAACCGTTGCAATGTATCCTACACGGTCATGGATACCACAGACAAGAATGATTATCACCTTGGACGCGGTGCGAAACCTGTAGAAATGGTGTTGATCAAACCAAAAAGTCATCGCTCGGTGGTCACTCAAGCAACACCATATTTCATTCAGAAGAAGAAAAGGCCCGGTTCAAAGCGGAAGTATACGCGGAACGCCAGATCCAGAGATTACTACTCGACTGTTCTACGCTCACCGAAGAGGAAAACCAAATATCCCGCATCAAAAATGGATGGTGTCGTTTTGGAAGTGAACACCACCAAGGATTGTTACCAAGATGACACATGCAACACAACCACGGAGAGCACGAGCAGTCCGTCTAACGACTCAATAGATGACGACTGTTCAATATACGGGTCCATCCAGTTGAACAAAATTATCGACAAAATGCAAGATAACATATGGGAGGTCAACCTACATGGCATCTATGAGTTGATGGAGGTCGCCGGTCAGGTGAATTGGAAGAAGTATGAGAAGCACATGACCATTATCAACAGAAAAATGATCGACTTCTTGAAGAGTCCACGATCTTCACTGTGCCGATCGGCTTGTCAGGCTACCGGAGAgctattccgagaggcaaagtCCACCAAACGGCCAGAATTTGACGAAATCGTAGACATTCTGTTGTGTAAAACGGCTGATCTGAACCGGTTCATCCAGAAGGATGCCAACGTTGCATTAGACAAACTGGTAACATACATTCCAATATCGCACACGGTGAGAGCCTTGTCCGCCAAGGGTCCCAG TCATAAGAATCCACTGGTAAGGACAGCAACAGCAAGACTGCTCGTTTGCATATGTGCTCTATCAGGATTGGATCCGATTCTGGGGACTAGTGCGAATCCAAGAACAAGAAAGGCGATTCTCGTTATTCTTGCTATATTCCTCACAGACAAGAATCTGGAAACCAG AAAATATGGCGAACGCCTCTATAGGATGCTGCGGAAGCACAAGTTCTTCAACGAATATTTTTACAAGGATATGGATAGCAACTGTAAAGCCAATCTGAAGCGAATTCTCAAAGATGTTTGA